Proteins from a single region of Coregonus clupeaformis isolate EN_2021a chromosome 19, ASM2061545v1, whole genome shotgun sequence:
- the LOC121531929 gene encoding zinc finger protein 710 yields the protein MRSLKHLKHHTRNNVEESGSLVRCYPKVIEGQVDAGTQTDPVVVLSLAQAAVLGLISQNEIFGATIAPNGFYMGEPREYVRTPPPPEGMEYEYADQLIGANGDYLAEPAGESEPHSNERRRPGPRGRTRRPRNEGGAPGEPPHKVLSIQTRVKGERGESETPPSCIHMVKDPSSPGKMEEPATHRGPLKEEQSCGNCAVCVRETSSQTKTDARPEQGPEERRGRGGEGQEEELAEEDGVLNLKTGGDREDSPNPINHYFESSEVAYESADVAVGDYDESSQGMLWAADAEGIARRMQIDRLDINVQIDESYCVDVGEGLKRWKCRMCEKSYTSKYNLVTHILGHNGIKPHECLHCGKLFKQPSHLQTHLLTHQGTRPHKCTVCKKAFTQTSHLKRHMLQHSDIKPYSCRFCGRGFAYPSELRSHENKHENGHCHLCSQCGMEFPTHAHLKRHQTSHQGPTTYQCTECNKSFAYRSQLQNHLMKHQNVRPYVCPECGMEFVQIHHLKQHALTHKVLIPQALTDQGMKEFKCEVCAREFTLSANLKRHMLIHASIRPFQCHVCFKTFIQKQTLKTHMIVHLPVKPFKCKVCGKSFNRMYNLLGHMHLHAGSKPFKCPYCSSKFNLKGNLSRHMKVKHGILDASPDGQEAPPDIENQEDYDEENFEFSERENLASNNTPDITKLSELEYYSSYAKGAGRYNTA from the exons GAGGAGAGTGGCAGTCTGGTGCGGTGCTACCCCAAGGTGATAGAGGGCCAGGTGGATGCAGGAACACAGACAGACCCTGTGGTGGTACTGTCTCTAGCCCAGGCTGCTGTCCTGGGCCTCATCTCCCAGAATGAGATCTTTGGAGCCACCATCGCCCCCAACGGCTTCTACATGGGCGAGCCCAGGGAGTATGTCAGGACCCCTCCCCCTCCAGAGGGCATGGAGTATGAGTACGCTGACCAGCTGATTGGGGCCAACGGGGACTACCTGGCTGAGCCTGCAGGGGAGTCGGAGCCCCACAGCAATGAGAGGAGGCGCCCCGGGCCCAGAGGGAGGACAAGGAGGCCCAGGAATGAAGGAGGAGCACCAGGGGAGCCCCCTCACAAGGTCCTCAGCATACAGACTCGGGTCAAAGGGGAGCGGGGAGAGTCTGAAACCCCTCCGTCCTGCATCCACATGGTGAAAGACCCTAGCAGCCCAGGCAAGATGGAGGAGCCAGCCACTCACAGAGGGCCTCTGAAGGAGGAGCAGAGCTGTGGtaactgtgctgtgtgtgtgagagagacgtCCAGTCAGACCAAGACAGACGCACGGCCAGAGCAGGggccagaggagaggagggggagaggaggagaggggcaagAAGAGGAGTTAGCTGAGGAGGACGGAGTATTGAACCTCAAGACTGGAGGAGACCGGGAAGACAGTCCCAATCCCATTAACCACTACTTTGAGTCCAGCGAGGTGGCCTATGAGTCTGCTGACGTGGCCGTGGGGGACTATGACGAGAGCAGCCAGGGCATGCTGTGGGCTGCAGACGCTGAGGGGATAGCCAGGCGCATGCAGATTGACCGGCTGGACATCAACGTCCAGATAGATGAGTCCTACTGCGTGGATGTGGGAGAGGGCCTGAAGAGATGGAAGTGCCGCATGTGTGAGAAGTCGTACACCTCCAAGTACAACCTGGTCACCCACATCCTGGGCCACAACGGCATCAAGCCCCATGAGTGCCTGCACTGCGGCAAGCTGTTCAAGCAGCCCAGCCAcctccagacccacctgctcacccACCAGGGCACCCGGCCACACAAGTGCACCGTGTGTAAGAAGGCCTTTACCCAGACCAGCCACCTGAAGAGGCACATGCTGCAGCACTCGGACATCAAGCCTTACAGCTGCCGCTTCTGTGGGCGAGGCTTCGCCTACCCAAGCGAGCTCCGGTCCCATGAGAACAAGCATGAGAACGGCCACTGCCACTTGTGTTCCCAGTGTGGTATGGAGTTCCCCACCCACGCCCATCTGAAGCGCCACCAGACCAGCCACCAGGGCCCCACCACTTACCAGTGCACCGAGTGCAACAAGTCCTTTGCCTACCGCAGCCAGCTGCAGAACCACCTCATGAAGCACCAGAACGTAAGGCCCTACGTCTGCCCAGAGTGTGGCATGGAGTTTGTCCAGATCCATCACCTCAAGCAGCATGCCCTCACTCATAAGGTACTAATACCGCAGGCCCTCACCGACCAG GGTATGAAAGAATTCAAATGTGAGGTGTGTGCCCGGGAGTTCACCCTCTCTGCTAACCTCAAGAGACACATGCTGATCCACGCCAGCATCAGGCCCTTCCAGTGTCACGTCTGCTTTAAGACCTTCATTCAGAAACAGACCCTCAAAACACACATGATCGTCCACCTGCCTGTCAAACCTTTCAAGTGCAAG GTGTGTGGCAAATCTTTCAACAGAATGTACAACCTCCTGGGCCACATGCATCTCCACGCTGGCAGCAAGCCCTTCAAGTGTCCTTACTGCTCCAGCAAGTTCAACCTGAAGGGCAATCTGAGCCGACACATGAAGGTCAAACACGGCATCCTAGACGCTTCACCAGACGGACAAG